A region from the Linepithema humile isolate Giens D197 chromosome 1, Lhum_UNIL_v1.0, whole genome shotgun sequence genome encodes:
- the LOC105679766 gene encoding uncharacterized protein isoform X1: protein MRAILLLTFLVNVELKVYAEDIWQQDLSKDMQIGASTEGYDRVGLRCGAEKMTVELKTTEDFSGVIYTQGSFYSRQHPCFLDPVRGRSFTMSIPLNKCDTEKDGDKYSNVVVIQHDDELLTPGDAAFTLECDFSKPRDLTVTADFNGSKKRSIRSSIALVDADPGRDRRKRSAYVESYGDEVVFVPEEAYRKANDEL from the exons ATGCGTGCGATTCTGCTTCTCACGTTCCTAGTGAACGTTGAACTGAAAGTATACGCAG AGGACATTTGGCAACAAGATTTGTCTAAAGATATGCAAATAGGCGCGTCTACCGAGGGCTACGATCGAGTAGGGCTGCGATGTGGCGCAGAGAAGATGACTGTGGAACTTAAAACAACCGAAGATTTTTCAGGGGTGATTTACACACAAGGTAGTTTCTATTCTCGACAACACCCTTGCTTCCTCGATCCAGTTCGCGGTAGAAGTTTCACCATGAGCATCCCTTTAAACAAATGCGATACCGAAAAA GATGGTGACAAGTACAGCAACGTCGTGGTGATTCAGCATGACGACGAGCTGCTGACACCAGGTGATGCTGCTTTTACGCTAGAGTGCGACTTTTCAAAGCCGCGTGATCTTACAGTAACGGCGGACTTTAATGGAAGTAAGAAAAG ATCCATCCGGTCGAGTATAGCTCTTGTTGACGCCGATCCGGGAAGGGACAGAAGGAAAAGATCAGCATACGTGGAAAGCTACGGAGACGAAGTTGTTTTCGTGCCGGAGGAAGCGTATCGTAAGGCAAATGACGAATTGTGA
- the LOC105679763 gene encoding myo-inositol 2-dehydrogenase yields the protein MATAKFKDASPYVKPKPLLPEEDYLYKKYVEALSLKTESQDEPIVKLALFGVGRAGTIHLMSAVSNARVELLYIVDDIESNWPKIKKYWHLDNVTFLNSKQSDKVFKDPNVDAVIVASPTYTHENIVIKALEAKKAVFCEKPIAENSTDTAKCYEIAKKVGKPLFCAFNRRFDPAYSSVRDRVRKGEIGHVHMIKTVARDSPLPTIEYLAASGGIFHDCLVHDIDMVTWVIGDYPDKVAVLADANVPEIKAIDDFDTVAVTMHFPSGTLGMIDLSRNSNYGYDQRLEAFGPKGMLRADNEQPIHSVHRHHDVQGKVTAPIWYSFASRFLNGYRREFDHFVDIVLGKAESSVKSKEILAVSKIATACEESVRTGKVVHLKWNKNELPDNQ from the exons ATGGCAACGGCGAAATTCAAGGATGCATCCCCGTATGTTAAGCCGAAACCTTTACTACCTGAGGAAGATTATCTCTATAAAAA ATACGTAGAGGCTCTTTCACTGAAAACTGAGTCCCAAGATGAACCGATAGTCAAGCTAGCCCTGTTCGGTGTGGGTCGTGCCGGAACAATACATTTAATGTCTGCTGTTTCCAATGCGCGTGTCGAGCTATTATACATCGTGGACGATATCGAGAGCAATTggccaaaaataaaaaaatactggCATCTGGACAACGTTACTTTCCTGAATAGCAAGCAGTCTGACAAAGTATTCAAAGATCCCAA CGTCGACGCAGTCATCGTGGCGTCGCCGACTTACACCCACGAGAATATCGTCATCAAGGCTTTGGAGGCGAAGAAAGCGGTCTTCTGCGAGAAGCCTATAGCGGAAAATAGTACAGACACCGCCAAGTGCTACGAGATAGCCAAGAAAGTGGGCAAGCCGCTGTTTTGCGCGTTCAATCGGCGATTCGATCCAGCTTACTCGAGCGTGCGGGATCGAGTTCGCAAAGGTGAGATCGGACACGTTCATATGATCAAGACAGTCGCTCGCGATTCCCCTCTGCCAACTATAGAATATTTGGCCGCGTCCGGCGGCATCTTCCACGATTGTCTAGTCCACGACATCGACATGGTCACTTGGGTGATCGGAGATTACCCAGACAAG GTTGCGGTCCTGGCTGACGCGAACGTCCCGGAAATCAAGGCGATTGACGACTTCGACACGGTCGCAGTAACCATGCACTTTCCGTCAGGAACTCTCGGCATGATCGATCTGTCGCGCAATAGCAATTACGGGTACGATCAGCGACTTGAAGCGTTCGGTCCGAAGGGTATGTTGCGGGCCGACAACGAACAGCCGATACATTCTGTTCATCGGCACCACGACGTGCAGGGAAAGGTCACCGCTCCGATCTGGTACTCGTTCGCTAGCCGTTTCTTGAACGGCTACCGAAGGGAATTCGATCACTTCGTTGATATAGTTCTTGGTAAAGCCGAGTCGTCGGTCAAGTCAAAAGAGATCCTGGCGGTGAGCAAGATTGCTACAGCCTGTGAGGAGTCTGTTCGCACGGGAAAAGTCGTGCATCTCAAATGGAACAAAAACGAGTTGCCCGATAATCAATGA
- the LOC105679766 gene encoding uncharacterized protein isoform X2 has product MRAILLLTFLVNVELKVYAEDIWQQDLSKDMQIGASTEGYDRVGLRCGAEKMTVELKTTEDFSGVIYTQGSFYSRQHPCFLDPVRGRSFTMSIPLNKCDTEKDGDKYSNVVVIQHDDELLTPGDAAFTLECDFSKPRDLTVTADFNGSKKRSIRSSIALVDADPGRDRRKRSAYVESYGDEVVFVPEEAYR; this is encoded by the exons ATGCGTGCGATTCTGCTTCTCACGTTCCTAGTGAACGTTGAACTGAAAGTATACGCAG AGGACATTTGGCAACAAGATTTGTCTAAAGATATGCAAATAGGCGCGTCTACCGAGGGCTACGATCGAGTAGGGCTGCGATGTGGCGCAGAGAAGATGACTGTGGAACTTAAAACAACCGAAGATTTTTCAGGGGTGATTTACACACAAGGTAGTTTCTATTCTCGACAACACCCTTGCTTCCTCGATCCAGTTCGCGGTAGAAGTTTCACCATGAGCATCCCTTTAAACAAATGCGATACCGAAAAA GATGGTGACAAGTACAGCAACGTCGTGGTGATTCAGCATGACGACGAGCTGCTGACACCAGGTGATGCTGCTTTTACGCTAGAGTGCGACTTTTCAAAGCCGCGTGATCTTACAGTAACGGCGGACTTTAATGGAAGTAAGAAAAG ATCCATCCGGTCGAGTATAGCTCTTGTTGACGCCGATCCGGGAAGGGACAGAAGGAAAAGATCAGCATACGTGGAAAGCTACGGAGACGAAGTTGTTTTCGTGCCGGAGGAAGCGTATC GATAA
- the Echs1 gene encoding probable enoyl-CoA hydratase, mitochondrial, with protein MGKLVPGRHLTTSASTINMSVNRMSQVLLSRVSHAIRKPLQFVPPAIRYYSCPAGNYEFIKVETVGEKKNIGLLTLNRPKALNALCNSLMSEVNHAVDHFNEDSSIGAIVITGSERAFAAGADIKEMSNNTFATNLKTNFISHWESVAKSKKPIIAAVNGYALGGGNELAMMCDIIYAGDKAKFGQPEIAIGTIPGAGGTQRLTRVVGKSKAMEIVLSGNQITAEEAERSGLVSRVFPADKLLEETIKLGEKIASHSPIVVAIAKESVNAAYETTLQQGLLFEKRLFHSTFSLADRKEGMAAFMEKRSPKFTNE; from the exons ATGGGGAAACTAGTTCCAGGTCGGCATTTAACTACAAGTGCCTCAACAATCAACATGTCGGTCAACCGTATGTCGCAGGTTCTCTTGTCGCGCGTGTCACACGCAATTCGAAAGCCACTACAATTTGTCCCACCTGCCATTAGGTATTATTCTT GTCCAGCTGGCAATTATGAATTCATTAAGGTTGAGACAGTgggtgaaaagaaaaatataggtCTTCTCACCCTGAACAGGCCTAAGGCCCTAAATGCTTTGTGCAATTCATTAATGAGTGAGGTGAATCACGCTGTGGACCACTTTAACGAAGATTCATCTATCGGTGCTATCGTCATTACCGGAAGTGAAAGGGCATTCGCTGCTG GTGCCGATATCAAGGAAATGAGTAACAATACATTCGCGACAAATCtcaaaactaattttataagtCACTGGGAGAGTGTTGCAAAAAGCAAAAAACCAATAATCGCGGCTGTGAATGGTTATGCC CTGGGCGGCGGTAATGAACTCGCGATGATGTGCGATATTATTTACGCCGGCGACAAAGCAAAGTTCGGCCAGCCTGAAATTGCCATCGGTACGATTCCAGGAGCGGGCGGTACTCAGAGATTAACCAGGGTTGTCGGGAAGAGCAAGGCTATGGAAATTGTGCTTTCTGGCAATCAGATCACCGCAGAGGAAGCTGAGAGAAGCG GTTTGGTTAGCAGGGTTTTCCCAGCTGATAAGCTCCTAgaagaaacaataaaattggGCGAAAAAATCGCCTCTCACTCGCCGATAGTTGTTGCGATTGCCAAAGAATCCGTTAATGCcg catATGAAACTACATTGCAACAAGGACTTCTATTTGAGAAGAGACTATTCCATAGCACTTTTTCTCTG GCGGACAGAAAGGAAGGAATGGCAGCTTTCATGGAAAAACGCTCGCCGAAATTTACGAATGAGTAA